DNA from Streptomyces sp. NBC_01476:
CTCGCCGATCAGGAAGAGCGGGCGGCCGAGCGCCGCCGCCAGGCCGTCGACGGCGGTGGACAGCTCCTCCAGGAAGTGCAGCGCCCGGGTGTCGACCAGTGCGTGCACCGCGTCCAGGCGCAGGCCGTCGAGCCGGTAGTCCCGCAGCCAGGCCAGGGCGCTGCCGATCAGGAAGTCCCGCACCTCGTCGGAGCCGGGTGCGTCGAGGTTCACCGCGTCGCCCCACGGGGTGTGGTGGCGGTCGGTGAAGTACGGCCCGAACGGCGGCAGGTGGTTGCCGGAGGGACCCAGGTGGTTGTGCACCACGTCCAGGATGACGCCCAGGCAGTGCTGGTGGGCTGCGTCGACGAACCGTTTCATCGCCGCCGGGCCGCCGTACGGCTCGTGCACCGCCCAGAGCGACACGCCCTCGTACCCCCAGCCGTTGGTGCCGGGGAACGGGCAGACCGGCATCAGCTCGATATGGGTGATCCCCAGCCGGGCCAGGTGCGGCAGCCGCTCGATCGCCGCGTCGAAGGTGCCCTCGGGGGTGAAGGTGCCGACGTGCAGTTCGTAGAGGATCGCGCCGGGCAGCGGCCGGCCGGGCCAGGGTGACTGCCAGCGGAAGGCGTCCTGGTCCACCACCGCGCTGGGGCCGTCCGGGCCGTCCGGCTGCCGGCGGGAGCGGGGGTCGGGCAGCGCGGGGCCGCCGTCGAGCGCGTACGTGTAGCGGGTCCCGTCGGTGGCGGGCAGTTCGGCGCGCCACCAGCCGGTGCGGGCCGGATCGGGACCCAGCCGATGGGCACCGCCCTCGATCTGGATCTCCACCTGCTGGGCGTTCGGCGCCCACACCTCGAACAGCACGCACGGCTCCCGTCTGACGCGGTTGGTGTCTGATGCGTTGGTGACGCGGTTGTACCGGCTCTGCACCGGTGGTGCGGAACGTCGTGGGTTCGTACCGAACCCCGGGCACATGCATGCCCTGGCCCCGGGCACTTCCATGCCCGGGGCGGCCGGATTCAGACGAAGTTCACACGCTCCTGAGTGATCGGATACCCCGCTTTCGCGAAGTTCGCCGCCATCGGGAAATTCTCCTGATCAGTAGCCGCAGCGACCTCCTCAGCACCCCGCTCCACCAGATCGTGGGTGCACTCCACCAGCAGGTCGTAGGAGTAGCCGTGCCCGCGCTGCTCGGGCACCACCGCGATGAACCCGACACAGAACCCGCCGGGGTTCTTCGCCGGGACGTGCACGCCCGCCACCTCGCCCTGCGCGGTGTACGCGACCCGCCGCCACTCGGCCGCGGAGGTCAGCCAGTCGAGGAAGCCGATCGCCTCGTCGAGCGCCGCCTCCAGGCCGTGCTCGTCCAGCATCCGCCGGTCGTGGGCGTCCAGGGTGCCGGTCATGACGCGGGCCAGCACCGCCCGGAAGGCGGCGTCGTCGGGTTCGGGCCGGCAGATCAGCCGGCCGGTGCGGGGCGGCAGCGGGTCGCGGCCGGCCTGCCAGGTGTAGCGGTACCGCTCGACCAGCTTGCGCAGGCCGCCGGCTTCGGCCGCCGCCATCCGGGCCTCGGCTTCGGCGCGCACCGCGGGCTGCTCCCGCCAGCCGTACGGCAGCAGCAGGTCGTACTCGGCGCTGATGTCCGCGGTGCGCAGCAGTGCGGCGGCCGCGGCCGACTCGCCGGGCGCGAAGTCGAACCAGTCCAGGGCGAGCGGCTTGGTGTCCCCGGGCTTGCCCCACCACGCGGCGCGCGCGGCCACCATGCCGCCGCGCAGGGCGACCCAGGACCACTCGGGACGGAACTCACCGCCCGCGTCGAGGGTCGCGAACCGCAGGCCGAGCAGTGCGCGGCCCACCAGGGAGGTGGCAGGAAGGGAGTTGAAGAGGGTGGACTCACCCGTGGTGAGCGGGCGGATGACCAGGTCCGACAGGTCCGGCATGTGTTTCCTTCGTGAGCGGACGGAGCGCTCCCGGAAGGTTCACGGACGCCCGGGGAAGAGGCGGGAGCGCGGTGGAGAAGTCTTCATCGCACTCGCCTCCTTCCGATCAGCCATGGGCGTGCCGAGCACCCTAGCCAGGCCCGCGGCGACGGGTCCAGCCGTTTTTCCCGCCGGCGGGCCTGACCGTGTGCCTGACTGCGTGCGTGCTCGGTGGTCCGGGGTCAGGTCAGGGGGGTGTAGGGGTCTCCGTGGGGGCCCAGGGGGAGGTAGTGGGGGGTGGTGCGGGAGAGGCTTGTGTGGAGGCGGCGCAGCAGTTCGGGGGTGTCGGGACGGCTCAGGCCGAGGAGGGTCGTCACCCGGTCCCGGCGCTCGTCGAGGTCGGGGAAGGTCGAACCGTATTCGGCCTCCAGCTCCGCCACCGGGAAGTCGCGGCCCGGGAGGCAGTCCTGCCAGTAGGGCAGCCCGATCAGGAGTTCCAGCGCCTCCGGGAGCGACGCGGCGATCAGCCCGCCCTCACCCTCCGAACTCACGTACAGCACCGGCCGGCCGGCCCCGGCGCCCGCGCCCGCCTGGTAGTACGTGCCGCCGTTGCCGTCACCGGCGACCGCCTGCAGCGGGGTCCCGGACGGCAGCCGTATCGCCTCACATTGCCCGGACCTGGACGGCTCGAAGTCACCCGGCCAGGCGAGGAACTCCTCCGCCTCCCGGCTCCCCAGGATGCGTCCCAGCAGGGAGTGCGTGTCCGTCTCGGTGGTGGTCATGGCACCGAACGTAACAGCGGGGTCCGACAACCCCCGTGCCCGCAGGTCGCCGACCGGTCAGGACTGCTGGTGGCGGACCCGGTAGGCGGCGACGTTGGTGCGGTTGCCGCAGACCTCGTAGGAGTGCCAGCGCCGGGTGCGGCTGCGGGAGGTGTCGTAGAACGCCTCGTGGCACTCCTCGTTGGCGCAGAGCCGGATCCGCGTCCAGTTGTCCGCGGCGACCAGGGCGGCGACCGCCTGCACGATGCCGCCGACGACCGGGTCACCATCGGTCTGCCGCAGGTCCACCCGGCCGGGGCCGGTGAACTCCTGCCGGAAGGTGACCGCCGCGATACGGCCGGACAGCGCCGCCCAGTGGTGCGCCCGGTCCGCGGGGTCGGCCGCGGCCACCAGTGCCAGCAGGTCCGAGCGGATCGCGCGCGCCGCCTCCAGCCGGTCCGCTGCGCCGGAACCCTCCACCGGGTGGGCGCCGAAGGGGCGCAGGACGGCCGCGGCCGTCCGCGGGTCGTCGAGCTTGTCACCGAGGTTGGCGTACGGCCGTGAGTTGAGCAGGTCCACCACGGCGACCGCGACCTGGGGTATGGCCGCTTCGCGCCGCTGGGGTGCCGTGGTCTTCGGTGCCATGACCGCATCCTACGTCGACATGGTCTATTTCACGAAGACCTTTACATCGGGCACCTTCCCTGCGTAGCGTGTAAGTGTCTTCGCTACGAAGGCCATGTCACCGCCTCGCTGAGGCCGGACCCACCGGCCCGGCCGGCGCGACCGACCCCACCGGCACCGACCAGAAGGACGCCTGACCGCCATGAACGACCTGCTGCAGCACGTGATCGACACCTATGGCGGCCTCGACCGCTGGAACGGCTACCGCGAACTCACCGCCCGCGTGCGGGGCGGCGGCGTGCTGTGGACGCTCAAGCAGCAAGAGGGCGTGCTCGACGACTACACCACCCGTATCGAACTGCACCGGCAGTACGCCGCCCACGCGTTCGCCGGCCCCGGCCTGCTCAGCGTCTACACGCCCGACCGGGTGGCCGTAGAGAAGGAGACGGGTGAGGTGGTCGAGGAGCGCACCGACCCGCGGGCGGCCTTCGCCGGGCACGAGTTCACCACCCCGTGGGACCGCCTGCACCTGGCCTACTTCACCGGCTACGCCATGTGGACGTACCTCACCGAGCCCTTCTCACTGGCCGCCCCCGGCACCGTCACCGAGGAGATCGAACCCTGGCAGGAGGACGGCGAGACCTGGCGCCGCCTGAAGGTGCTCCTCGCGCCGGAACTCACCGGCCACAGCAGGGAGAACGTCTACTACATCGACGCCGACGGCCTGATCCGGCGGCACGACTACTTCGCCGAAGTGCTCGGGACCGGCGTCACCCGCGCCGCCCACATGATCTCCGGGCACCGCGAGTACGACGGCATCGTGGTGCCGGCCGAACGGCGGGTCTGGCGGATCGGCGAGGGCAACAAGCCGAACAAGGACGTGCTGAGCGTCTCCATCGACGTGAGCGACGTCAGCTTCCGCTGACGGCCGTGAGCAGTGCCACCGGGGAGTGGGCGAACAGGTCCGCCAGGGGCACCCGGCCCTCGTACGCGCCGCCGCCGAGGCGGTCCTGCCAGCGTCCTGGCGGCAGCGGCAGGACCGTGTCGCGCCAGCCGCCCGCCTCCTCCAGCCGGCGCGAGAGCCGGGTGACGGCGGTCAGCGCGCCGCCGCCGCGGACGAAGGCGACGCAGTGGCCGGCCGCCGGACCGGCCGCTGCCAGCGGTTCGTAGCCGGCGTCCGGCCCGTACCAGTGCGGGTGGTCGCGGCGCAGCCGCAGGGCGACCGCGGTCAGCCGCAGCTTCTCCTCGGCGAAGGAGCCGGGCGCCCGGCCGGCCAGCAGTTCGCGCAGGAGGCCGGCGTCCGGGCTGCCCATCGGGGCGCGGTTGTCCGGGTCCACCAAGGTGTACACCGGCAGCTCCGTGCCCTGGTAGACGTCCGGCACGCCCGGCATCGTCAGGTGCAGCAGCGCCGCGCCCAGGCTGTTCGCTGACTCGTAGCGCGCCAGCGAGCGGACGAACGTGACGACCCCGCCGGCGCCGGCCGTGCACGGCCCCTGCTCGGTGAAGTCGGCGACGGCCTTCTCGTACGCGCCGTCCTGCTCTGTCCAGGTGGTGTGCAGGCCGGCCTCGCGGACGCTCTTGAGGGCGGCGGGGACCAGCCGGTCCGGCGGGCAGGAGCCGAGGCCGACGCCGGTCTGCCGGACGGTGTACTCGGTGTGGCGGTCCGGTGCCTCCGCACCGCCCGCCGGCGCCTCCAGCCACTCCCGCCAGGCACCGGGGAGTTCGGTGAGGACCGCCAGCCGCAGCCGCAGGTCGGCGCTGCGCTTGGTGTCGTGCGTGGACAGGACCGTCCCGGTGGCGGGCCGCTCGCGCCGCATCCGCTCGCAGTAGGCGTGGAACTCCGCGGGCGTGGTGGCCGGTTCGCCCGGGTCGCGGCCCACCTCGCAGAGCGACAGCAGCGGCACGTACCGGTAGAAGGCGGCGTCCTCCACGGACTTGGCGTGCAGCGCCGAGGCGACCTGGGCGAAGCGGGGCACGAAGTCGTCGGCGGCGGCGCCGGCCGCCCGGCCCAGCGCCAGGTCCCGGACGAAGTCGACGGCCGGCGCCAGTTCCGGCGCGGACTCCCGGCGGGCCTGCGCCGCGGCCTGCTCCAGCATGGCCGTGTCGAGGTCGGTGGCCGGAGTGCCGGGTACGACGTAGGGGCGGTAGACCGGGATCTGGACCAGGAGCGCGCGGATCGCGTCGGCGAGGAGTTCGGGGCCGTACGGGGGGCTGCCGGGGACCGCGCCGCGGGCCTGTTCCGCGGCGCGCCGGAGCCTGGCCACTTCGGTGGCCAGGTCGAGCGACACCACCCGGTGGGCGGCCCGGCGGACGGTCGGTGCCCAGCGCCCGCCGGTCTCGTCCCCGACGCCGGTGAAGTCCCGGTAGAAGCCGGCCACCTCGGCCGCACCCGCCGGGTCGGTGAACAGCCCGTCGACGCGGTCCAGCGCGTCGTATCCGGTGGTGCCCGCGCACTCCCAGTCCGCCGGCAGCCGCTCGTCGCGCTGGAGGATCTTCTCCACCACCGTCCAGCGCCCGCCGCTCGCCGCCGCCAGCCGCCGCAGATAGCCCGCGGGGTCGGCGAGACCGTCCGGGTGGTCGATCCGCAGGCCGTCCACCACACCGTCACGCAGCAGCCGCAGCACCGTGGCGTGGGTGGCCTCGAAGACCTCCGGGCGCTCGACGCGGACCGCGATCAGCTCGGAGATGGTGAAGAAACGGCGGTAGTTCAGCTCGGTGCGGGCGGCCCGCCAGTACGCGAGCCGGTAGTGCTGGGCCTCGACCAGTTCCGGCAGCGGCAGTTCCCCGGTGCCGGGCCGCAGCGGGAAGCGGTGCTCGTAGTAGGCGAGCACCGGTTCGCCGGCCGCCTCGTCGTTCACCACCGACAGACTGCCCAGCGCGTCCGGCAGCGGCTCGCCGAGCACCGGCAGCAGCACCTTGCCGTCGAGCGCGTCCCACTCGATGTCGAACCAGGAGGCGTACGGCGAGCCCGGCCCCTCGCGCAGCGTCTGCCAGAGCGGGGCGTTGAGGTACTCCGGGGCCGGCACCGCCATGTGGTTGGGCACGATGTCCAGGATCAGGCCCAGGCCCTGCTCCCGGGCGGCGCGGGAGAGTTCGCGCAGGCCCTCCTCGCCGCCCAGTTCGCCGCGGACCCGGGTGTGGTCCACCACGTCGTAGCCGTGCGTGGAGCCGGGCACCGCGGTCAGCACCGGGGACAGATGCAGATGGGTGACGCCCAGTTCGGCCAGGTACGGCAGCGCGGCCGCGGTGTCGGCGAAGGTGAAGCCGGGCTGCAGCTGCACCCGGTAGGTCGAGCCGGGCGTCACGGGATGTGCGGTCATGGGGTCTTCTCTACCCCGGATCAGCGATTCAGGCGCGTCCGGGGGCTCTCGTGTCGCCCGCGGGCGCCGCGGCCCGGGCCGGCCTCAGTCCGCCGGCCGCTGGAGCACCACCATGCTGCGGTCCGCCAGCAGCAGCCGGTCCCCTGCCTGCACCCGCTCGCCGGTGCCCGGCGGCACCCCCTCGGGCCGCTCGGTGTCCACCACCAGGTGCCACTCCTTGCCGTGGTTGTCGGGCACCACGAACTCCTGGGCGCGCGGCGCCGCGTTGAACATCAGCAGGAACGAGTCGTCGATCACCGGCTCACCGCGCGGGCCCGGCTCGGAGATCGCGTTGCCGTTGAGGAACACCACCAGCGTCCTGGCGTGCGCGGCCTGCCAGTCGCGCTGCGCCATCTCCTGGCCCTCGGGGGTGAACCAGGCGATGTCGGAGAGTTCGTCGTGGGTGCCCTCCATCGGCCGGCCGTGGAAGAAGCGGCGCCGCCGGAAGACCGGGTGATCCCGGCGCAGCCACACCATGCTGCGCACGAAGTCGTGCAGCCGCAGCGCCTCGTCGTCGTCCTCGCTGGTGCCCGGCTTGCCCGGCCAGGAGATCCAGGACAGCTCGTTGTCCTGGCAGTAGGTGTTGTTGTTGCCGCGCTGGCTGCGGCCGAACTCGTCGCCGTGACTGATCATCGGCACGCCCTGGGAGAGCATCAGGGTGGCCACGAAGTTCCGCATCTGCCGCCCGCGCAGCGCCCGTACCGCCCGGTCCTCGGTCTCGCCCTCGGCGCCGCAGTTCCAGGACCGGTTGAAGCTCTCGCCGTCCCGGTTGCCCTCGCCGTTGGCCTCGTTGTGCTTGTCGTTGTACGACACCAGGTCGCGCAGGGTGAAGCCGTCGTGGCAGGTGACGAAGTTGATGGACGCCAGCGGGCGGCGGCCGTCGT
Protein-coding regions in this window:
- a CDS encoding GNAT family N-acetyltransferase translates to MSDLVIRPLTTGESTLFNSLPATSLVGRALLGLRFATLDAGGEFRPEWSWVALRGGMVAARAAWWGKPGDTKPLALDWFDFAPGESAAAAALLRTADISAEYDLLLPYGWREQPAVRAEAEARMAAAEAGGLRKLVERYRYTWQAGRDPLPPRTGRLICRPEPDDAAFRAVLARVMTGTLDAHDRRMLDEHGLEAALDEAIGFLDWLTSAAEWRRVAYTAQGEVAGVHVPAKNPGGFCVGFIAVVPEQRGHGYSYDLLVECTHDLVERGAEEVAAATDQENFPMAANFAKAGYPITQERVNFV
- a CDS encoding CGNR zinc finger domain-containing protein; translation: MAPKTTAPQRREAAIPQVAVAVVDLLNSRPYANLGDKLDDPRTAAAVLRPFGAHPVEGSGAADRLEAARAIRSDLLALVAAADPADRAHHWAALSGRIAAVTFRQEFTGPGRVDLRQTDGDPVVGGIVQAVAALVAADNWTRIRLCANEECHEAFYDTSRSRTRRWHSYEVCGNRTNVAAYRVRHQQS
- the treY gene encoding malto-oligosyltrehalose synthase; translated protein: MTAHPVTPGSTYRVQLQPGFTFADTAAALPYLAELGVTHLHLSPVLTAVPGSTHGYDVVDHTRVRGELGGEEGLRELSRAAREQGLGLILDIVPNHMAVPAPEYLNAPLWQTLREGPGSPYASWFDIEWDALDGKVLLPVLGEPLPDALGSLSVVNDEAAGEPVLAYYEHRFPLRPGTGELPLPELVEAQHYRLAYWRAARTELNYRRFFTISELIAVRVERPEVFEATHATVLRLLRDGVVDGLRIDHPDGLADPAGYLRRLAAASGGRWTVVEKILQRDERLPADWECAGTTGYDALDRVDGLFTDPAGAAEVAGFYRDFTGVGDETGGRWAPTVRRAAHRVVSLDLATEVARLRRAAEQARGAVPGSPPYGPELLADAIRALLVQIPVYRPYVVPGTPATDLDTAMLEQAAAQARRESAPELAPAVDFVRDLALGRAAGAAADDFVPRFAQVASALHAKSVEDAAFYRYVPLLSLCEVGRDPGEPATTPAEFHAYCERMRRERPATGTVLSTHDTKRSADLRLRLAVLTELPGAWREWLEAPAGGAEAPDRHTEYTVRQTGVGLGSCPPDRLVPAALKSVREAGLHTTWTEQDGAYEKAVADFTEQGPCTAGAGGVVTFVRSLARYESANSLGAALLHLTMPGVPDVYQGTELPVYTLVDPDNRAPMGSPDAGLLRELLAGRAPGSFAEEKLRLTAVALRLRRDHPHWYGPDAGYEPLAAAGPAAGHCVAFVRGGGALTAVTRLSRRLEEAGGWRDTVLPLPPGRWQDRLGGGAYEGRVPLADLFAHSPVALLTAVSGS